Within the Candidatus Zixiibacteriota bacterium genome, the region GCAGACTGCCAACCATCGACGGCCGCCGCGAAAGACTGTCTACGGCCGTCCGTACATCCTGACGAACCTCCATATCCGTCCGTATCATGTTCGCGGCTTGCTCAAACTCACGCACCTCACTGAAACAGCGCTCGCATTCCAACATGTGTATCTCAAACCGTTCAGTATCCTCCGCCGACAACGCCCCAAGCTCGTAGGCATGCTTCAACTTGCCCACCATTTCGTTAGTACACTTCACTTCACTCACTTCGCGTCTCCTCCGCTAAGACAATCACCGAGCATCCTGCGGCCCCGATTCAGCATGACATACAAATGATTTGACTTCAGCTCCATCCTCCGACAAATCTCATCGGTGTCATACCCCTGATGAGTGAAATTCAGTACCCGGGCATACCTCGGATAAGATCTGACAAGCTTCTTCAAACAGTCCCTGAGCCGACGCTTCAAAGTCGGATCCGGCTCATCCATCGATGGCCTGTCAAGATATTCCATGTGCTCCGAGTGTATCATCGTCTTCTGCCGCAAGCTATTGCTCTGCATAAAGTTACCAATTTTATTCCGGAGTATGCGGTATGCCCAGGCCTCAAACATGTCT harbors:
- a CDS encoding RNA polymerase sigma factor, coding for MGEHLTSLVIKAKQGDKTAEKEVFEYLRVRFVLLAKRRVGGEYSEDIAQDACITVLEKLKTDSPTDMFEAWAYRILRNKIGNFMQSNSLRQKTMIHSEHMEYLDRPSMDEPDPTLKRRLRDCLKKLVRSYPRYARVLNFTHQGYDTDEICRRMELKSNHLYVMLNRGRRMLGDCLSGGDAK